From Vigna unguiculata cultivar IT97K-499-35 chromosome 5, ASM411807v1, whole genome shotgun sequence, the proteins below share one genomic window:
- the LOC114186086 gene encoding SNF1-related protein kinase catalytic subunit alpha KIN10-like, whose translation MDGGTEEGSDAGMDMFLRNYKVGKTLGFVSMLGKMKIAEHVLTGKKVIIQILKRDNIKNMKMEEQVKLEHGILRLLKHPSIIKLHEVIETPTDICVVMEYASKELFDYVIERGRLEEDEGRNIFRQIISGVEYCHNKMVVHRDLRPENILLNFVCDVKITGFGWSNIMHGGHFLNTSGGSSNYGAPEVMCRKLYIGPEVDVWSCGVVLYFILCGILPFDDENIPNLFTKIKGGVFTLPSYLSPEARDLISKMLNVEPIKRITVSEIQQHPWLQLHL comes from the exons ATGGATGGAGGAACTGAAGAAGGTAGTGATGCAGGCATGGAtatgtttttaagaaattataaagtgGGAAAAACACTTGGCTTTGTATCTATGTTGGGGAAGATGAAAATTGCAGAACATGTGTTGACTGGGAAGAAGGTCATCATCCAGATCCTTAAACGTGACAATataaagaatatgaaaatggaagaacaag TGAAATTAGAACATGGAATTTTAAGATTACTTAAGCATCCTAGCATCATAAAACTTCATGAGGTCATAGAAACTCCAACTGACATATGTGTTGTTATGGAGTATGCTTCCAAAGAGCTTTTTGATTACGTAATAGAAAGGGGTAGGttagaagaagatgaaggtcGTAATATTTTTCGGCAG ATAATCTCTGGAGTGGAGTATTGTCACAATAAAATGGTGGTTCATAGAGATTTGAGACCTGAAAACATACTTCTGAACTTCGTTTGTGATGTCAAGATAACTGGTTTTGGCTGGAGCAACATCATGCATGGTGGTCACTTTCTTAACACAAGTGGTGGAAGCTCTAATTATGGAGCTCCTGAG GTTATGTGcagaaaattatatattggaCCTGAAGTTGATGTATGGAGTTGTGGTGTAGTTCTGTATTTTATTCTTTGTGGAATTCTACCTTTTGACGATGAAAACATTCCAAATCTCTTTACCAAAATAaag GGAGGGGTTTTCACTCTTCCATCTTACCTATCTCCCGAAGCTAGAGATTTGATATCAAAGATGCTTAATGTGGAACCTATCAAAAGGATAACAGTATCTGAGATCCAACAACACCCATGGTTGCAACTTCATCTTTGA
- the LOC114184942 gene encoding SNF1-related protein kinase catalytic subunit alpha KIN10-like, translating to MDGPAGRGGAGLDMFLPNYKLGKTLGIGSFGKVKIAEHVLTGHKVAIKILNRRKIKNMEMEEKVRREIKILRLFMHPHIIRLYEVIETPSDIYVVMEYVKSGELFDYIVEKGRLQEDEARNFFQQIISGVEYCHRNMVVHRDLKPENLLLDSKWNVKIADFGLSNIMRDGHFLKTSCGSPNYAAPEVISGKLYAGPEVDVWSCGVILYALLCGTLPFDDENIPNLFKKIKGGIYTLPSHLSPGARDLIPGMLVVDPMRRMTIPEIRQHPWFQARLPRYLAVPPPDTLQQAKKIDEEILQEVVKMGFDRNQLIESLRNRIQNEGTVAYYLLLDNRFRVSSGYLGAEFQESMDSSFNQMHSNEVASSVVGQRFPGYMDYPGVGSRPQFPVERKWALGLQSRAHPREIMTEVLKALQELNVCWKKIGHYNMKCRWVAAIPGHHEGMVNNNVHGNNHYFGDDSNIIENDAISTANVVKFEVQLYKTREEKYLLDLQRVQGPQFLFLDLCAAFLAQLRVL from the exons ATGGATGGACCAGCTGGCCGAGGTGGTGCTGGCCTCGACATGTTTCTACCAAATTATAAACTGGGAAAAACTCTTGGGATTGGATCTTTTGGCAAGGTGAAAATTGCAGAACATGTATTGACTGGTCATAAGGTTGCAATCAAGATCCTAAATCGCCGCAAGATAAAGAACatggaaatggaagaaaaag TGAGGAgagaaatcaaaattttaagattattcATGCATCCTCACATTATACGGCTTTATGAAGTCATAGAAACTCCATCTGACATATATGTTGTTATGGAGTATGTGAAATCTGGAGAGCTCTTTGATTACATAGTAGAGAAAGGTAGGTTGCAGGAAGATGAAGCTCGCAATTTTTTTCAACAG ATAATCTCTGGTGTGGAGTACTGTCACAGGAATATGGTGGTTCATAGAGATTTGAAGCCTGAGAATTTACTTTTGGACTCCAAATGGAATGTCAAGATTGCTGATTTTGGCTTGAGCAACATCATGCGTGATGGTCACTTTCTTAAAACCAGCTGTGGAAGCCCTAACTATGCAGCTCCTGAG GTTATCTCCGGGAAATTGTATGCTGGACCTGAAGTGGATGTCTGGAGCTGTGGTGTAATTTTATATGCTCTTCTTTGCGGCACTCTTCCTTTTGATGATGAAAACATTCCAAATCTCTTCAAGAAAATAAag GGTGGGATATACACCCTTCCAAGTCATCTATCACCTGGTGCTAGGGATTTGATACCAGGGATGCTTGTGGTTGATCCTATGAGGAGAATGACCATACCTGAGATCCGTCAACACCCATGGTTCCAAGCTCGTCTTCCACGTTATTTGGCTGTGCCCCCACCAGATACACTGCAACAGGCCAAAAag ATTGATGAAGAGATTCTTCAGGAAGTGGTGAAGATGGGATTTGACAggaatcaattgattgaatccCTTCGGAACAGGATACAAAATGAG GGTACTGTAGCATACTATTTGCTATTGGACAATCGATTCCGGGTTTCCAGTGGTTATCTTGGTGCTGAGTTTCAGGAGTCCATG GATTCCAGTTTTAACCAAATGCATTCCAATGAAGTTGCTTCTTCAGTTGTTGGACAACGCTTTCCAGGCTATATGGATTATCCAGGAGTAGGATCGAGGCCACAGTTCCCCGTTGAAAGGAAATGGGCGCTTGGGCTTCAG TCACGAGCCCATCCTCGAGAAATAATGACTGAGGTCCTTAAAGCTTTGCAAGAGTTAAATGTTTGTTGGAAGAAAATTGGACACTACAACATGAAGTGCAGGTGGGTTGCTGCCATTCCTGGCCATCACGAAGGAATGGTGAACAATAATGTGCACGGTAACAACCATTACTTTGGAGATGACTCCAACATTATTGAGAATGATGCTATTTCTACTGCAAACGTGGTCAAATTTGAAGTGCAG CTTTACAAAACTCGGGAAGAAAAGTATCTGCTTGATCTTCAAAGGGTGCAGGGTCCACAGTTTCTTTTCTTGGATCTGTGTGCTGCTTTCCTTGCACAGCTTCGCGTCCTCTAG
- the LOC114183167 gene encoding ethylene-responsive transcription factor ERN1-like, translated as MARKRKVSEEVEERNPSDETMAWDEVIKEAAALGSGRRLRKRFVGVRQRPSGRWVAEIKDTIQKIRVWLGTFDTAEEAARAYDEAACLLRGANTRTNFWPNSQSSSTPVLPSKITNLLLQRLKARNNTRTKPCTVSSTNQQQNQQEDVRGTESTCFTLDQFSDLLNDSEDYSTNNNEFGNDSAQIDCITSSLESCLNENDDCREKEKETEMEFDFNSVTQTSSADVNSGEEREEDSEEGSDLSVQDFQFLDNVVPSSYQYSVFEVTEEIEEQLEAENCGDEPSMFRDVMKRMKYERKFSASLYAFNGIPECLKLKVESGNKDRSGVCISNELTNLKMACSKNKIEGIEKNEEQIEAMDRKEPQISSIDDELLLWNSLDLPVICCVN; from the coding sequence CTAGGAAGTGGCAGAAGATTGAGGAAGAGATTTGTTGGGGTGAGACAAAGGCCTTCAGGAAGATGGGTGGCTGAAATAAAGGATACAATTCAGAAGATAAGAGTGTGGTTAGGAACCTTTGATACAGCTGAGGAAGCTGCAAGAGCCTATGATGAAGCTGCATGTCTTCTTCGAGGTGCCAACACCAGAACAAACTTCTGGCCTAATTCTCAATCTTCCTCAACTCCTGTTCTTCCCTCAAAGATTACCAATCTCCTCCTTCAAAGGCTCAAAGCAAGGAACAACACTAGAACAAAGCCTTGCACTGTTTCTTCAACCAACCAGCAACAAAACCAACAAGAAGATGTACGTGGAACTGAGTCAACATGTTTCACATTGGACCAATTCTCAGATTTGCTTAATGACTCTGAAGATTACAGCACGAACAACAATGAGTTTGGCAATGACAGTGCACAAATTGATTGCATCACAAGTAGCCTTGAATCGTGTTTGAATGAGAATGATGATTGCagggaaaaggaaaaagaaacgGAAATGGAATTTGACTTCAACAGTGTGACACAGACATCAAGTGCTGATGTAAATTCAGGAGAGGAAAGAGAGGAAGACAGTGAAGAAGGAAGTGATTTGAGTGTTCAGGATTTTCAGTTCCTGGACAATGTTGTTCCATCCAGTTATCAATATTCAGTATTTGAGGTCACTGAAGAGATTGAGGAGCAGTTGGAGGCTGAGAACTGTGGTGATGAGCCTTCAATGTTTAGAGATGTCATGAAGAGAATGAAATATGAGAGGAAGTTTTCAGCTTCCCTCTATGCCTTCAATGGAATACCTGAATGCTTGAAGTTGAAAGTTGAATCAGGAAACAAAGATAGAAGTGGGGTTTGTATTTCTAATGAACTAACCAACCTCAAGATGGCTTGCagcaaaaacaaaattgagGGTATTGAGAAGAATGAAGAACAAATAGAAGCAATGGATAGGAAAGAACCACAAATATCCAGTATTGATGATGAACTGTTACTATGGAATTCACTTGATCTTCCTGTTATTTGTTGTGTTAACTAG